The Aricia agestis chromosome 3, ilAriAges1.1, whole genome shotgun sequence genome includes the window tactcacacgggaggcattctacaacataatacaacacaaagaacacaaaacccttgaccgctctctgtctgagatatcccaggcaatttcccatagttgcaacttgcaatgcagtttctaattgttattggtttgccaaataaaagtctgaaattataatattgtttttatctttcatcaaaagttggtatttgaactcctttaataataataaattaatatttacacaagggatatttgattcatcttctttgattttaagtgacaagaccttgtttaagatttccgctgtataaatatttttagaagtataatataaaagagatttaacacttgcctatctgatactaggttgataataaggtgtaagacaaatgtagtacctattgatgaaagctgtgtatgaatatgtatctaaggtaggtatatttaagtgagaaaataaatgaaaaaacatttaaaaacgagtatttattaaatttcttttaattaaagcttttgagtgaatatatattatcttcctaggacttcgtcatcattacacttgctattctttattataaaatgtagtacttatagtatctcagtgttagcaatcatcctttatcctgaaaaatatttggttcagcgtacacagtactaataatgtaaaatgccttacaaggcacaaaaaggggattattaaacttataaattgcctgtttatgttacaataatacctatttgaaagctcaaaaaaacgtaggtgttcaagaatgagttcaagttcaacaaactatgttcaactcatgacatcaactctgttgtaatgcatgtaattgtaatccacaagtttgatgcatttctaagactttttcatggtagattatttagcgtaggtatcaagtaggtataggatataataaacttatcaatttcttgcttaaaacataatctctataaacttaataacaatatccaattatcttttttttttgtctccttcttcttctcttttttaattgccgactcagttagttgccaatgtcagagaattctttctcctctagatcgccatgcttgtgataatataaacatgaaggagtgttattttctcagtgttttcataaagggcttataaaataccaaaaaatataaataaaaccatttacacatttataataattacctttaaatacaataaatcggtgcaaaagtaactattcctacattgaccacgttttatattagaaaatagtatattttataataaaaaatattaatctttttttaaactatattttcatcttgatttacaatttttccgttagtcgttatgactaagccatttcaattcctaaaaaaaaaaacaattccgttagtcaaatttgacgttcgtgtttgacatttcttaatccagttcagagacaaatattacaggttaaaaccattgagaagtaaaagtgcacatgatacggaaacataaccattcactttacaactgtttacatacctgcacggattagctcaggttttgacaaagttaatgataggggggcTGAAGATGATAGCGGAGCGAATTGACTCTCCACTCCTTCGCAGACTCACTGAGCTACATGTCAGGGTAGCAAGATGAGCTGCATTGtgattatttgttattttataattttattgtcacaaaattatttataatacttatggGCTTCTTTGTctgaaaatatatatatttttttatttataatatactcgacagtcgacactggccatagttaaatagccgaagtgccataataagaaaaaaatactataattgtCACTTTgacatttacttttttttattactatggagactagtgttgccaactatggaGATTttccactaaatttagtggaaTAATTTATACAGTGGGTTTTATAGAGGATACATTTTTTGTGGATATTTTTGGGCACCCGTCGGTAGTTGTTCACTGAGGTCACACTAGGGACAGCGTCAGTGTAGTCCGATTGGAAATAGTAGGGTTTCTGCTAGCAGCTGCCAGCTAGAGTGATTTTAGTTGGGATGGTTAGGTGAAATTGCTCAGACGCCTAAGAGAAATGGTGGTGGCAGAAACTTTTTTGCGAAGTGCTTGTACATGGATGATCCATGATAGAGTTtgaccatattttattattattatttaaatttaaatgaacaAATTATTTTGCATATGAAGCAAAATTGACTactttattaaaacatttatttcaacCCACCTTTTATGTGAGTCGTTTTGAGCATTGTACGACCGAAAACAATGACGTCATGACTATGAGTGACATTTTTGCCGAGATCACAACGATTGCGGTCGCCATGTGGAACTGCTGAAGGAGTATTTTCAGCGTTTTGGTCGCTTAATAGAACGCACCACAAGTGATAAATATTTGGATTATAGTTGAGGAGTTTTGGTACAGGTTTGGTTGAAATTTAGTGGGCTTAGGGGAAAAAAATTCTATATAGTTGGCATCACCGTCATTATCGAATGTCAcctgtttttagtttttactttttagtataGCTTCGTTAGGAAACTCAAAAGTACCTAaaacaaacgtatttttaaaataattctaatttaCGGTTAGTACGGAtttcttaaataagtaaatagcAGTTACATTGCAAgtcatgtaatatttttaaagtaaaatcatGAACGACAACGCTGAACGTGTCCAAAGGGAAACAGTGCCGCCGAAGAATTCTTGCTGGACCATCAGCTTGACAATTTTTACTATCTGTCTTGGTAAGTGCTTTTCTTTCAATATATTACTAATAAACATTATTGCAGACGTACTTAATACTAATTCCACTTAAACACATTACACCTATGCTATGTtacaaaaaaatcacaaagtacaagtctgtcaagaaagagtagacgcagtacaaaattttctaaacgtaattaCGCTCTCAAAAGGTGTTTTGTTCTCTTTGTATTTCCACACTTTTATCCtgatttaataacattttcatatttttatatgattttaaaattgtgtaccgCGTCTACTCTTTTATGACAAGCTATATCTCCAATTGCAAATGTgaagtttttaaataagaagtaataatataagtaggtacaatTTTGGTAATTGTAAAATGAtttgatagcattttattttttacagcaATCTCTTTAGCATTTATACATTATAAATATGTCTCGATGCTTTTTGAGAATGACCGGAACTTCTCACACTTGTCGGAGCTGGAAAGGGAAATGTCTCTACGCACTGAAATGGGATTTTACTATTCCTACTATAAGACCGTGGTGGAGTCAAACCCCTTCTCTAACACACTTGCTCAATTGATGTATGATCGTCTCGTTGAATACCCTAAAGAAGTCAATGCATTCAACAGATTCAACATTTATCCCGAGGTAAATGTGTTGTCATGACATACAAATACTACTGAATATTATACTAAGTAGTATGATATGGTACAAATCTGCATCAATGCAATATTTTTGCAGTTATTTTCCTTGCTTCAACTTGTCTGTCGGAAAAGGAATATCAAACTgcaaaactttaataaaatttggtatggaattaGTTGATGTCCTGAATTAACACtgtataggctactttttactgtgggaaatatcacaatttattttctctaaTAAACTGCGGGTAACACCTCGGGGCACATGCAGTTATTGTTACTTGAGAAGCAAACTACCTAATCTGTAGTTTGCTTCTCAAGTAATTGTTGAAACAATTCTAGATGTTTTATGAGTTTGGCCTTAATTAACAAACATGACCAGAGTATGTTGTGCATCTTTGCCAATTAAGATGTGATATacaagtatttattaaaataatagataTAATTATCCTCAAATTTTCTtgttaatgaataaaatatatcatagtagaataaaaaattgcaagttacaaatttttttctcatattatttattttaaatcatattatattaattttattatatgttaaaTCAATTACCTGATTCATCTAACGGGCAGTACAACTATATGTTTGTATCAAAGAATACATTATAATGTAACAATACTTTTCAGGTTATGTTGGGATGCTTGTACCGATATTTGGAGCCGATGATAAACACATCCTGCTACAAAGAGTGCCACTTGATAGAGCGGGGCGGGGGGTACTCCCCAGTGGAAAGCTGTGTCGGTATCGGACAACCGATATACTTCTACCTGGAGGCTGTGTGGTGGCTCGCCGGGCTGACCGTCGCCGCTCTGTTTCTGCATGCTGTAGCATTAAGGTAAAGAGTTAAGGGTTTACGCATAATATCAAGTTTCCATACAAGCCTTGTGGCAGACTATTTGAATTGGTTTTGCCCGCAGCTGtttgtagttttaaaatatttgtagaaaaaaaaacaaaagatttgttgatattaaaaaaattttttaaaaattaaagtgttcttttataatatgaagctattattatattgaattaagttaaataaataggtaaaatgactctagggtgttgttcccataatataatgtcgattatttccactatttagcgaattttgcagTATGCAAAGTAGTATGATGCTCAATGCCACCagctttcggcagaattttcagtCCAGCTTTTAATCTAGGTACTTCCCGACTCATTATAGAAGTAcagctgcaggaatgttttatagaatactagctgtcccggtgaacttcgtgtcactttaaaacccttcctggacttctacgaatattttaagactaaaatcagcccaatccgtttagctgttttcgtgttttagcgcgactaacacatttgaaaatccatttttattttttactagttgtcccggtgaacttcgtgtcactttaaaaccttccctggacttttacgaatattttaaggctaAAATCAGTgcaatctgttcagccgttttcgagttttagcgcgactaacacatttgaaaatccatttttatatataagactagctgtcccggtgaacttcgtgtcactttaaaaccttccctggacttctacgaatattttgagactaaaatcagcccaatccgtttagctgttttcgtgttttagcgcgactaacacattttaaaatccatttttattttttactaactgtcccggtgaacttcgtgtcactttaaaaccttccctggacttctacgaatattttaagactaaaatcaggccaatccgttcagccgttttttagttttagcgcgactaacacatttgaaaatccatttttatatataagatatactaATGAGaagattaactatttacttacacaaaaaatatgaaaaaaaaaaaatctttaagaaattcgagaaaaaatggatttgcattttttgcaaaaggaaaattaatagttaaaaaactcattaaatgacggcgCGGCGCGTAGATTGTATGCTAAATGGTTAAGTCTTCTCTAAAATGCacgaataactaaaattaaaaataaaattaaaaatatagctacaggttgtaacataagtgataaatgataatactttagttagggtATACAATAAGTGTCccttgtataaagttcactctgaaaagagcagcggggctaaaatgcaGTCGCTTTGAAGtgtcatgatatgaatcataatatgattcatttttctaaaatcgcaaaatgctatcaaaatgcaaatctgcttgcaattcatttctgtatttttgtactgatttgacatttgtcagtttgacagttttgacaattcatttgctgaattgattgagaggaattgctaaatgtgatcatttagcaattcctctcaatcaatcaatttttttgttgatttgcGCGCCCTGGCgtagagtttccccatacaaaagtgaaaaaagaatattctctttcagcgctactactttcacagtaaactctaatacacgggactcatacacagtacacaccctaaagtattatcacttagtattgttataccctgtatactaatattattaagttggagtgtttgtgtgtttgaaagtgctaatctcaggaactgcttattcgatttgaaaaaatatttttgtgttggataggccatttatcgaggaagactttaagctaataaataacgccgtttttttgtattttcctgaatattcatgttataattgaatttacgtttagttgaaaatacgaacttaaaatgcctaatatctcggctccgatatagtttatatgtcccccataataaagtttactccccttgatatgttctttcataatatgctggtttggtgagtggccgcgagatttgaaaatgacgccaatattacccaaacccctttctTTTGGATGTTTTCAATACGATCAATATAGTTATTATACATAGGATTCCAAACTTGCGAGGCGTATTCCAATTGGGGACGAACATAGGtacaatataatgtttttaatatttttatatctttgaAAGACGATGCACACCTTAGCACAAAACCGAGCGCTTTGTAAGCTTTAGATACTATTTGATCTACGTGTGCGTCAAACAGTAATTTGGAGTCGTGGTATACTCCTAGATCACGAACTGACGTAAGACGTTTGAAAGGTTGTTGCATAAGCGTATACGCTTATTCTTACTAGTTATAAACTAGTAAGAATTACGTTCTGTTTTCTCGAAAAGGTGACAACGCGGCATTTTGAGGGATTAAGATCGAGACAATTTTGGGAACAATACTGTTCTAGTCGTGTTATGTCGGCCTGCAGTGCAGATGCATCCGATTGAGACGAGATAATGAATTAATGACAGGAAGAGTACCATTTATTTTCTATCAAGCTAGTTTTTCAATGTCTCCAttgcattgttttttttttttgataaatggGTTTTAAGTATAAGACGGTATTACAGCCAGAGCATAGTGGGGGGCTTGTTCGCGGTGGTGCAGTACTTCGCTAACCACGCGGAGTGCACGCGCGTGCAGTGGGCGCCCAACGAGCGCGAGAACTTCGCCATGCCCTTCCTGCTACTGCAGATGTGGCTGCTGACGCTGCAGCTCCGGGAGAAGGGCAAGATGACCAAGCTGCAGCTACAGGTTTGTTAACGGTTGTACTGTGATGTTTTTGACCTCCGACGACGAAACCTTCTCAAGTTTACTATaaagatatttaataattaaacaatCCTTTAACCTTTTAGGTGTCCATATTCATCGTGAACATCATCTGCCTGCTGTTCTGGCAGTTCAGCCAGTTCATATTCCTCACGCAGACCGCCATATTCTTTCTGATGGAGCAGCTCCGGATCATCGACATCAAGACGCTCTCGCTGTACCTGCACTCACAGTTCTGCAGCATCCAGACCGCCGTGCTGATGCTGCAGGGCAACGACATGCTGAAGTCGTCGCTGTTCGTGTCCTTCTTCCTCGCGGTGTCCGCCTACTGCCTGTTCTTCAGCTCGCTCCGCGTGAAGATCCGCAGCCGCTGGGACGTGGCGCTGGAGGCGGGGCTGGTGACGGCGCGCGTGATGGCGGTGGCCGCCTGCTCGCTGTACATCAAGCGGGCGATCGGCGCGCTGCTCGAGGTGGAGGAGGACACGCACGTGTGGGACATCCTGCGCGCGAAGCTGACGGGCCACCGGAGCTTCCACACGATGATCTACACGTGCTCGGAGGTGTTCGACTACCTGCCGCTGTCGTCGCTGGCGGGCATGACGCGCAGCCTGCTGCTGCCGCTGGCGGCGCTCAACGTGGTGAGCTTCGCGGTGCggtgcgcggcggcggcggtgagCGAGTGCGCGCGCGACCTGGCCGCGCTCGACCTGCGCcgcgacgacgacgacgacagCGGCATCGAGGGCGCGCCCGACCTCAACGACCTCGACAAACGTATCGAGACCAGCGTGAGTTCTATCAATCATACAGTTGATAGATCGAATGAAGGTTGTAATTCTCACCCACTTGAACTTTGAAATACACCGCACGCGTCTTTAAACAATGCAATGCCGTGAGCATATAAAATGTTTTGCCCATGTCTCAGCACTTGAATATTGTCTCAGCTGGGCGGCACCGTGGACTCGGTGGTGCTGGTGCTGCGGCGCGTGGACTGCGACGCGGCCGTGGTGTACAACGCGGCGCAGGCGGCGGCGTTCGGCGTCATGGCGGCGCTCGTCATGCGCCTCAAGCTGCTGTTCGCCGCGCAGTGCTGCGTGCTCTTCTCGCTCACCTTCAATAAGTCATACTACGCGTGAGTACAGCCCGGTGCTGGTGCTGAGACGCGGCGGCGAAAAATCTTATCCTACAGTATAATATTCACACAACACACATTCACACaacttagttattattattattccagtCTGCCGAAGTCTGTGACGCGGTACATGCCGCTGGTGTGGGCGCTGTACGTGCTCACGCTGGGCCGCGCGCTCGTCGCCAACGTCAGCCACGAGATGTCGCACATCGGTAGGTTAAGCAAAAGAAAGATATTTTGGTTCGACTAAAATCTCGGCGAtggttttttattactaactacCAGCTTGTGCTGTCCCAATGGTGGGCAAAGCTCCCCTAGGACTTCTATTCACCTGGTTCCTGAGCCAGCTTACctaaatttgtttgtttttgtttattttgaatTCAGGGGAATTCAGCGACTACCCGCAGGAG containing:
- the LOC121740444 gene encoding probable C-mannosyltransferase DPY19L1 translates to MNDNAERVQRETVPPKNSCWTISLTIFTICLAISLAFIHYKYVSMLFENDRNFSHLSELEREMSLRTEMGFYYSYYKTVVESNPFSNTLAQLMYDRLVEYPKEVNAFNRFNIYPEVMLGCLYRYLEPMINTSCYKECHLIERGGGYSPVESCVGIGQPIYFYLEAVWWLAGLTVAALFLHAVALSQSIVGGLFAVVQYFANHAECTRVQWAPNERENFAMPFLLLQMWLLTLQLREKGKMTKLQLQVSIFIVNIICLLFWQFSQFIFLTQTAIFFLMEQLRIIDIKTLSLYLHSQFCSIQTAVLMLQGNDMLKSSLFVSFFLAVSAYCLFFSSLRVKIRSRWDVALEAGLVTARVMAVAACSLYIKRAIGALLEVEEDTHVWDILRAKLTGHRSFHTMIYTCSEVFDYLPLSSLAGMTRSLLLPLAALNVVSFAVRCAAAAVSECARDLAALDLRRDDDDDSGIEGAPDLNDLDKRIETSLGGTVDSVVLVLRRVDCDAAVVYNAAQAAAFGVMAALVMRLKLLFAAQCCVLFSLTFNKSYYALPKSVTRYMPLVWALYVLTLGRALVANVSHEMSHIGEFSDYPQEQLLKFISTQTGPGAFAGSMPVSATVMLATRRPVIAHPHYEHLDARKRAYDVYKVYGRFSAEEYYADLSRLRATYLIIETKYCYGRSNKGCSFADIWDVEEPELRARPPLCHTLLTQTVDHFYPLFRNEHYALLRVHDFSVRYMPRSFDT